Sequence from the Sander lucioperca isolate FBNREF2018 chromosome 16, SLUC_FBN_1.2, whole genome shotgun sequence genome:
TTTAGTCTAAATAGTATCTGATTCAAGCATCCATCGATggaatcaactttttttttaagtaccaATCCTCTTAAACAGatctttaataaataataattcttTGATGTTAACAAATGTGTAACACAGGATCAAATCTAATATGCCCGttctataatataaaaaatagtcACTCATTTGTGTAATAAATTGTTACGTTTTTAACTCTTTCTACACAAAGCAAGTTCTTTCACTGGCTAGCTACTGAAGTAGATGATATATTAACATCCAGCCAAGCATCTCATATTTCCTCAACTATCTCAATAATTATTAATCAGGCTGTGGTATTTCCTGGGCAGCATTTTGCTCTTTATCTATAAGTTCAACTATATCTATTCTTATTCACATAGAAACAatgttacgtgtgtgtgtgtgtgtgtgtgtgtgtgtgtgtgtgtgtgtgtgtgtgttaagtgcTAATAAATAAAGAAGTAGTGTCTGTGAAGTAAGGTGAATATGATATGATTATGCAAAACTGTTTGGTTTGGCACATTTTGGCAGCGGCTACATTCCTTTGCTCCACCATATTTTACAATCAATCAGCTGGAAAAATATCATCAGCTTTGCATGAAaagattttttattattatagacAACTGACTAATGGTTTTAGCTTTAAACTATACCAGCAATGATCATCTGGGTTTCCTCACTTTCATAAAATTGAtatctgttatttctgtttttcacCAGTGTTATGAAATTGTATATTGTTACTGTTTGGGCTGTTTCATCATAtgaaaaaatgcaaaacagagCACATGATTGCTTGAACGCATTACACATATAAAGTATTTCCACATCTTTTTAACTTAGTAAAAGATAAAGTATACAAAAGGTGATACTTTTACAGACAGGGTCCTGGATATAATTGCAATAACTCTGGTGTAATCAAAAATCACACTGGATAGTTAAGGGTTAATGAGTGTCTCTGCAtttctgctcctcctcctcttctggtTTTACATGCCTTGCAGCCATCACAGACTGGCTCTGTGCCTAACTTTATACTTATGTAATCAGGTCCGCCCTTTGCCTTTACTTAGACTGGCATGCAGAGGCACCTCCACGTGGTGGCAAGGTGAGCTAAGGCCAGCTAAGGTGAGTCAGTCGTAGTTGTTATGATGTCACTTGAGGACACTGAGCTGTCCTGTGTAGCTGGGATTTCACAAGAGGAGGGCAGAGAAATCGCAGACTGCTTCTGAttcttattttctctctttaaAAATAACGGCCTGCTTAAAGTGCCAGAGCTGTATGTAAACTCATGTTCAGCTGTACAGCTGCCCTCAACTGTTTCATCCTCTGGAGCTGTCGGTTTTTTAGATGATCCAGGTAGACATGTGGAAACAGTGTCAAGTGGAGTTGCAGCCTGGCAGCTccaatgttttccatgttgatagTGCTTATTCTTGGTCGGGACTTCTCTGGAGTCGTCGTTCTCTGACAAGCTCATTTTTCTCTTCTGGAacggaaaagtaaaaaaaaataaaataaggacCATAACAAACCAAGGTCTTAAAAGGAAAACTGCAATTCATTACAACCTGAGTTGAGCTTAGTTCTTTGAGGTTCTAAATAAAAGCCAAGATGTAATGAACCATTCTTTTAAACAGAATCTTGACAGCTATCAAAGACACAAGCCTGGAGAGTGTAAGCTTGCAGACTCATCTGCTGAATATCTTTAAGCCTCTTATAATCATGCTTTAAATAGTTCATTCAAATCTTTTACAGTAATATTGTTTTTGcattctctcttttttatctTGTTGTACCTTATTTTGCCTGGCTGTATATTATAATGTATTTCAAATGGATGCTTGGTTCGTTAAAACAAATATgctgttttattaaaaagataaagTTTAGTATTGTTATTGTAACATCTCAGTGTCATGAGGCACATTGTTTAATTAATGCACAcctgtaaaggcactgtaataTGGTAACATAGGTAACATCCAATATGAAGCGCACCTTAACTGGCATGTGGAGCTGGTTTTGGCGCCAGTGTGGTCGAACTCTGGGAGTGAAGGTCTTGCTCTGTAAATCCGTGGACTGAAATGCCACCCGAGGGAACCATATTTTGAGCATCATCTCTATCTGCAGCAGGTTTTGGAGGTATTTCTCACTGTAGAAATACAAATGTTAAGAAACAAGCATTAATCACAATGTTGACAGTTGGGTATGGATGACAACATCCCCATTTTCACTCctgtcataataataataataataataataataataataataataatacttttgttGGTCTTACCCCAT
This genomic interval carries:
- the ciarta gene encoding circadian associated repressor of transcription a — its product is MNSLGSSSKWPSYDSLTSTSSFLFSESEQTEDEADVFSEGEGDSGIRKSLSGDEGITHPGNYLKFPPHSDQLHLMSKSDQPEHCPDETKRLDPASFSGAAMLGSSSATPGDLAFAQKCADLWRFIGPLLELLRGLKTGRFNRGLSSFQQSVAIDRLQRILGILQKPEMGEKYLQNLLQIEMMLKIWFPRVAFQSTDLQSKTFTPRVRPHWRQNQLHMPVKKRKMSLSENDDSREVPTKNKHYQHGKHWSCQAATPLDTVSTCLPGSSKKPTAPEDETVEGSCTAEHEFTYSSGTLSRPLFLKRENKNQKQSAISLPSSCEIPATQDSSVSSSDIITTTTDSP